The following coding sequences are from one Desulforegulaceae bacterium window:
- a CDS encoding tetratricopeptide repeat protein: MSSVLIFFIGVLILIYIFGQRKDEKSTRLLKETKNCEVISELKEPVNYKIIREFVQKYKREPSRSELQDLKKMIHTKKNESKISNESLRMFINSELEKLDESKLLDEGCRLSKEGKIEEAIKCYDIAISANPKNVYAWYNKGNTLLNMGRYQEAMHCFKKVKNIDSKLYTQLYSEKDEARNLINISWELSLKEKYDEAIEYCGRAVSVDHRYADDAARKISSIGYRLSDEGKYEEAIKFYNKAILANPMYANDVATTLMEISWRLSGEGKHNEAKIFYNLAISFNHNCASTVASEYFHKGCTLSNEGKYGEAIKYYDRATSINPNFKRAWSNKGNTYRKMGAHSETKTCFEKVKAIDEVNLQKREAAKRKIDNKLMEEKQNLEEKFKVILNKNPATLEEFVQYFLSTYLHNYPEHINEFKRLLYLSQKRTSDEIEEAIKSYFTNIISLEGMGDSFHIFESTYNFGLIYEFAKKYDTHFEKSDLEKLNKLLVQRGTRFHDIKVLEDLVTCAIKKQNYVNFKKEMLAPHPSNETQLIKQFIKVSKNDIDANMDMFFMLLLELEITNPSLVEIKMLNLTLDEFKELMSTKIFGVSLISDANERFTINDVDNMDGYEFENFIGSLYEKMGYLVEQTPKSGDQGADLIITKFGERTAVQTKNYRENVSNKAVQEVVASQAFHKCTSCSVVTNSYFTKSAMELGNANGIKLVDREELKVLIDKYM; this comes from the coding sequence ATGAGTTCAGTGTTAATTTTTTTTATTGGAGTATTAATACTCATTTATATTTTTGGTCAGAGAAAAGATGAAAAAAGTACTCGATTATTGAAGGAAACTAAAAATTGCGAAGTAATAAGTGAACTGAAAGAACCTGTAAATTATAAAATAATACGTGAGTTTGTTCAAAAATATAAAAGAGAACCTTCAAGAAGTGAACTCCAAGATCTAAAAAAGATGATTCATACTAAGAAAAATGAGAGTAAAATTAGTAACGAATCTTTAAGGATGTTCATAAACTCAGAACTGGAGAAGTTAGACGAAAGTAAATTGCTGGATGAGGGTTGTAGACTGTCAAAAGAGGGAAAAATCGAAGAAGCCATAAAGTGTTACGATATAGCAATCTCAGCCAATCCAAAAAATGTATATGCTTGGTATAACAAAGGAAACACACTTCTTAACATGGGCAGATATCAAGAAGCTATGCATTGTTTTAAAAAAGTAAAAAATATTGATTCTAAATTATATACTCAACTATATTCGGAAAAAGATGAAGCTAGGAATTTGATTAATATTAGTTGGGAATTATCATTAAAAGAAAAATATGATGAAGCTATAGAATATTGTGGTAGAGCAGTCTCAGTAGATCATAGATATGCAGACGATGCAGCTAGGAAAATAAGTAGCATAGGTTATAGATTGTCAGATGAAGGGAAGTATGAAGAAGCTATAAAATTTTACAATAAAGCGATCTTAGCTAATCCAATGTATGCAAATGATGTCGCTACCACATTAATGGAAATTAGCTGGAGATTATCAGGTGAAGGAAAACATAATGAAGCTAAAATATTTTATAATCTAGCGATTTCGTTTAATCACAATTGTGCATCCACTGTGGCTAGTGAATATTTCCATAAAGGTTGTACACTGTCAAATGAAGGAAAATATGGAGAGGCTATAAAATACTATGATAGAGCAACCTCAATTAACCCCAACTTTAAAAGAGCTTGGTCTAATAAAGGAAATACCTATCGTAAGATGGGTGCACACTCAGAAACTAAAACTTGCTTTGAAAAAGTAAAAGCTATTGATGAAGTAAACCTTCAAAAAAGAGAAGCGGCTAAGAGAAAAATTGATAATAAATTAATGGAAGAGAAACAAAATTTGGAAGAAAAATTTAAAGTAATTTTAAATAAAAATCCAGCTACACTTGAGGAGTTTGTCCAGTATTTTTTATCAACCTACCTACATAATTATCCAGAACATATAAATGAATTTAAAAGATTGCTTTATTTATCCCAAAAAAGAACCTCTGATGAAATTGAAGAAGCAATAAAATCTTATTTTACAAATATCATCTCTCTTGAAGGAATGGGTGACTCCTTTCACATTTTTGAATCAACATATAATTTTGGGCTGATTTACGAGTTCGCGAAAAAATATGATACCCATTTTGAGAAATCAGACCTTGAGAAGCTAAACAAACTTCTAGTTCAAAGAGGGACAAGATTTCACGATATTAAGGTATTGGAAGATCTTGTTACTTGTGCTATAAAAAAACAAAATTATGTAAATTTTAAGAAAGAAATGTTAGCACCACATCCTTCAAATGAGACACAATTAATAAAGCAGTTTATAAAAGTGTCTAAAAATGATATAGATGCTAATATGGATATGTTTTTTATGCTTTTATTAGAGCTTGAGATCACAAATCCATCTCTAGTAGAGATTAAAATGTTAAATCTAACTTTAGATGAATTTAAAGAACTTATGAGTACTAAAATCTTTGGTGTGAGTCTGATTTCTGATGCAAATGAAAGATTCACAATTAATGATGTTGACAATATGGATGGTTACGAGTTTGAAAATTTCATAGGCTCACTTTATGAAAAAATGGGATATTTAGTTGAACAAACTCCAAAATCAGGTGATCAAGGAGCAGACCTTATAATAACCAAGTTTGGTGAGAGAACTGCTGTACAAACTAAAAACTATAGAGAAAACGTCTCAAATAAAGCAGTCCAAGAAGTGGTAGCCTCTCAGGCTTTTCATAAGTGCACTTCTTGTAGTGTTGTAACAAATAGCTACTTTACAAAATCTGCAATGGAATTAGGGAATGCTAATGGTATTAAACTAGTCGATAGAGAAGAACTTAAAGTTTTAATTGACAAATATATGTAA